A genomic window from Pseudomonas argentinensis includes:
- the recG gene encoding ATP-dependent DNA helicase RecG yields the protein MSELSTVSVTDLKGVGAALAEKLAKVGLETLQDILFHLPLRYQDRTRIVPIGALRPGQDAVVEGTVSGADVVMGKRRSLLVRLSDGSGTLSLRFYHFSNAQKEGLKRGTQVRCYGEIRPGSSGLEIYHPEYRALTGDEPPAVDQTLTPIYPTTEGLTQQRLRQLSEQALARLGPHSLPDWLPRQLAKEYGLAPLDQAIRYLHRPPPDADLEELAEGRHWAQHRLAFEELLTHQLSMQRLRESARAQQAPSLPVAKRLPQQFLDNLGFKPTGAQQRVGAEIAYDLSQHEPMLRLVQGDVGAGKTVVAAFAALQAIEAGYQVALMAPTEILAEQHFINFTRWLQPLGLETAWLAGKLKGKARVAALEQIAAGTPMVVGTHALFQDEVRFRNLALAIIDEQHRFGVQQRLALRQKGVGGRLSPHQLIMTATPIPRTLAMSAYADLDTSILDELPPGRTPVNTVLVADSRRFEVVERVRSACDEGRQAYWVCTLIEESEELTCQAAETTYEDLSAALVGQRVGLIHGRMKPAEKAAVMEQFKQGHLQLLVATTVIEVGVDVPNASLMIIENPERLGLAQLHQLRGRVGRGSAASHCVLLYHPPLSQIGRERLGIMRETCDGFIIAEKDLELRGPGEMLGTRQTGLLQFKVADLMRDADLLPAVRDAAQALQEQWPQHVSPLLERWLRHGQQYGQV from the coding sequence ATGAGCGAGCTGTCGACGGTTTCCGTTACCGACCTCAAGGGCGTTGGCGCGGCCTTGGCGGAAAAGCTCGCCAAGGTCGGCCTGGAGACCCTGCAGGACATCCTCTTCCACCTGCCGCTGCGCTACCAGGACCGTACCCGCATCGTGCCCATCGGCGCCCTGCGCCCCGGCCAGGATGCCGTGGTCGAGGGCACGGTTTCCGGCGCCGACGTAGTGATGGGCAAGCGCCGCAGCCTGCTGGTGCGCCTGAGCGACGGCAGCGGCACCCTGAGCCTGCGCTTCTACCATTTCAGCAACGCCCAGAAAGAAGGCCTCAAGCGCGGCACCCAGGTGCGCTGCTATGGGGAGATCCGCCCCGGCTCGTCGGGCCTGGAAATCTATCATCCCGAATACCGCGCGCTGACCGGCGACGAACCGCCGGCGGTGGACCAGACGCTGACACCGATCTACCCGACCACCGAAGGGCTGACCCAGCAGCGCCTGCGCCAGCTCAGCGAGCAGGCGCTGGCCCGCCTCGGCCCGCACAGCCTGCCGGACTGGTTGCCTCGGCAGCTGGCCAAGGAATACGGCCTGGCGCCACTGGATCAGGCGATTCGCTACCTGCATCGCCCGCCACCGGACGCCGACCTGGAAGAGCTCGCCGAGGGCCGCCACTGGGCTCAGCACCGGCTGGCCTTCGAGGAACTGCTGACCCATCAGCTGTCGATGCAGCGCCTGCGCGAAAGCGCTCGGGCGCAACAGGCGCCCTCGCTGCCGGTCGCCAAGCGCCTGCCGCAGCAGTTTCTCGACAACCTCGGCTTCAAGCCCACCGGCGCCCAGCAGCGGGTCGGCGCGGAGATCGCCTACGACCTCAGCCAGCACGAGCCGATGCTGCGCCTGGTACAGGGCGACGTCGGCGCCGGCAAGACGGTGGTGGCGGCCTTCGCGGCGCTGCAGGCCATCGAGGCCGGTTACCAGGTGGCGCTGATGGCGCCCACCGAGATCCTCGCCGAGCAGCACTTCATCAACTTCACCCGCTGGCTGCAGCCCCTGGGCCTGGAGACCGCCTGGCTGGCCGGCAAGCTCAAGGGCAAGGCGCGGGTGGCGGCCCTGGAACAGATCGCCGCCGGCACGCCCATGGTGGTCGGTACCCACGCGCTGTTCCAGGATGAGGTGCGCTTTCGCAACCTAGCCCTGGCGATCATCGACGAGCAGCATCGTTTTGGCGTGCAACAGCGCCTGGCCCTGCGCCAGAAGGGCGTGGGCGGCCGGCTCAGCCCGCACCAGCTGATCATGACCGCCACGCCCATACCGCGCACCCTGGCGATGAGCGCCTACGCCGACCTGGACACCTCGATCCTCGACGAACTGCCCCCTGGCCGCACGCCGGTGAACACCGTGCTGGTCGCCGACAGCCGCCGCTTCGAAGTGGTCGAACGGGTGCGCTCGGCCTGCGACGAAGGTCGCCAGGCCTACTGGGTCTGCACCCTGATCGAGGAATCCGAGGAACTGACCTGCCAGGCGGCGGAAACCACCTACGAGGACCTGTCGGCCGCGCTGGTCGGCCAGCGGGTCGGGCTGATTCACGGGCGCATGAAGCCGGCCGAAAAGGCCGCGGTGATGGAGCAGTTCAAACAGGGCCACCTGCAGCTGCTGGTGGCCACCACGGTGATCGAAGTGGGCGTCGACGTGCCCAATGCCAGCCTGATGATCATCGAGAACCCCGAGCGCCTCGGCCTGGCCCAGTTGCACCAGCTGCGAGGCCGGGTCGGCCGTGGCAGCGCGGCCAGCCACTGCGTGCTGCTCTACCACCCGCCACTGTCGCAGATCGGCCGCGAGCGCCTGGGCATCATGCGCGAAACCTGTGACGGCTTCATCATCGCGGAGAAGGATCTGGAGCTGCGCGGGCCCGGAGAAATGCTCGGTACTCGACAAACCGGCCTGTTGCAGTTCAAGGTAGCCGATCTGATGCGTGACGCCGACCTGCTGCCGGCGGTACGCGATGCTGCCCAGGCGCTGCAGGAGCAATGGCCGCAGCATGTCAGCCCGCTGCTGGAGCGCTGGCTGCGCCACGGGCAACAATATGGGCAAGTGTGA
- a CDS encoding aminoacyl-tRNA deacylase and HDOD domain-containing protein has translation MTELAIADTSPQPPHVIRQLLEKLGVTYQARHDQPGIPAAQRVQTVLLEDAVGALLVLFPQNQLLDLNRLAELTGRKLTAVKPERLTRMLGKHDLAMLPGIPALTSSPCLYDERLLEVPSLYIQSGQQGVLLEIGTEAFKGLLGKASAARFGEPASKVRPNFSRPEDDRQEISQAVQAFTARRIQQRLEETIEIPPLAETAQKIIKLRVDPNATVDDITGVVETDPALAAQVVSWAASPYYAAPGKIRSVEDAIVRVLGFDLVVNLALGLALGKTLSLPKDQPQHATPYWQQAIYTAAVIEGLTRAMPRAQRPEVGLTYLAGLLHNFGNLVLAHVFPPHFSLICRHLEVNPHLPHSYIEQHLLGISREQIGSWLMRYWDMPEELAVGLRFQHDPTYAGNHATYPNLVYLAVSLLHNRGIGNGPAREIPASLLDNLGITREKAEEALNKVLAAEVALRDLATQFGSPH, from the coding sequence ATGACTGAACTAGCCATCGCCGACACCTCCCCTCAACCGCCTCATGTAATCCGTCAGCTGCTGGAGAAACTCGGTGTGACTTATCAGGCTCGCCACGACCAACCCGGCATCCCGGCTGCCCAACGGGTACAGACCGTGCTGCTCGAGGACGCCGTGGGCGCCCTGCTGGTGCTGTTCCCGCAGAATCAGCTGCTCGATCTCAACCGGCTTGCCGAGCTGACCGGCCGCAAGCTGACAGCCGTCAAGCCCGAGCGCCTGACCCGCATGCTGGGCAAGCATGACCTGGCCATGCTGCCGGGCATTCCGGCCCTGACCAGCTCCCCCTGTCTGTACGACGAGCGCCTGCTCGAGGTGCCGAGCCTGTACATCCAGTCCGGCCAGCAGGGCGTGCTCCTGGAGATCGGCACCGAAGCCTTCAAGGGTCTGCTCGGCAAGGCCAGCGCGGCGCGTTTCGGCGAGCCGGCGAGCAAGGTGCGCCCCAACTTCAGCCGCCCCGAAGACGATCGCCAAGAGATCAGCCAGGCAGTGCAGGCGTTCACCGCACGCCGCATCCAGCAGCGCCTGGAAGAAACCATCGAGATTCCGCCGCTGGCCGAGACGGCGCAGAAGATCATCAAGCTGCGGGTCGACCCCAATGCCACGGTCGACGACATCACCGGCGTGGTGGAAACCGATCCGGCGCTGGCCGCCCAGGTGGTCAGCTGGGCGGCATCGCCCTACTACGCGGCGCCGGGCAAGATCCGCTCGGTCGAAGACGCCATCGTGCGTGTGCTGGGCTTCGATCTGGTGGTCAACCTGGCGCTGGGCCTGGCCCTGGGCAAGACCCTGAGCCTGCCCAAGGATCAGCCGCAGCATGCCACGCCCTATTGGCAGCAGGCGATCTACACCGCCGCCGTCATCGAGGGCCTGACCCGCGCCATGCCGCGGGCGCAGCGCCCGGAAGTGGGCCTGACCTACCTGGCCGGCCTGCTGCACAATTTCGGCAATCTGGTGCTGGCCCACGTGTTTCCGCCGCACTTCTCGCTGATCTGCCGACACCTGGAGGTCAACCCGCACCTGCCGCACAGCTACATCGAGCAACACCTGCTGGGCATCAGCCGCGAGCAGATCGGCTCCTGGCTGATGCGCTACTGGGACATGCCCGAGGAACTGGCGGTCGGCCTGCGTTTCCAGCATGACCCCACCTACGCCGGCAACCATGCCACCTACCCGAACCTCGTCTACCTGGCGGTCAGCCTGCTGCACAACCGCGGTATCGGTAACGGCCCCGCGCGCGAGATTCCGGCAAGCCTGCTGGACAACCTGGGTATCACCCGGGAAAAGGCCGAGGAAGCACTCAACAAGGTGCTGGCTGCCGAAGTCGCCTTGCGCGACCTGGCCACCCAGTTCGGCTCACCGCACTGA
- a CDS encoding helicase: MKFRFLLWMLGRLMAKASRDNPAFRQQLEGRDLVFQLHTLDGKVARHFIVDNQRITSKRGTASAPAFAIGFKDAAYGYATLTAQNKQLAFMQGIQNKDIQIQGNPALVIWFQGLTKYLRPRKRSADQKAA, encoded by the coding sequence ATGAAATTTCGTTTTCTTCTGTGGATGCTGGGTCGTCTGATGGCCAAGGCCAGCCGTGACAACCCGGCGTTCCGCCAGCAACTCGAAGGCCGTGACCTGGTCTTCCAGCTGCATACCCTGGACGGCAAGGTGGCCCGTCATTTCATCGTCGACAACCAGCGCATCACCAGCAAGCGCGGCACCGCCAGCGCGCCAGCCTTCGCCATCGGCTTCAAGGATGCTGCCTATGGCTACGCCACGCTGACCGCCCAGAACAAGCAACTGGCGTTCATGCAGGGTATCCAGAACAAGGACATCCAGATTCAGGGCAACCCGGCCCTGGTCATCTGGTTTCAGGGCCTGACCAAGTACCTGCGGCCCAGGAAGCGCTCGGCCGACCAGAAGGCGGCCTGA
- a CDS encoding HU family DNA-binding protein, whose translation MRKPELAAAIAEKADLTKDQANRVLNAVLEEITGALNRKDSVTLVGFGTFVQRHRGARTGKNPQTGQPVKIKASNTVAFKPGKALKDSIN comes from the coding sequence ATGCGTAAACCGGAACTCGCCGCCGCTATCGCGGAAAAAGCTGATCTGACCAAGGATCAGGCCAATCGTGTACTCAACGCCGTTCTCGAAGAAATCACCGGGGCACTGAACCGCAAGGACAGCGTCACACTGGTCGGCTTCGGGACCTTCGTGCAGCGCCACCGCGGCGCCCGTACCGGCAAGAACCCGCAAACCGGTCAGCCAGTGAAGATCAAAGCCAGCAATACCGTTGCCTTCAAGCCGGGCAAGGCCCTCAAGGACTCGATCAACTGA
- a CDS encoding FAD-dependent oxidoreductase has protein sequence MSDPVVIIGTGLAGYNLAREFRKLDSETPLLLITADDGRSYSKPMLSTGFGKNKDADGLCMAEPGAMAEQLNAQVWTHTRVTGIDPGHRRLWIGEEAVAYRDLVLAWGAEVLAVPVEGDAADQLFTVNDLQGYGRFRQAVEGKRKVLILGAGLIGCEFANDLSLGGYQVDLGAPCEQLMPALLPVEAATAVQGGLETLGVRFHLGPVLSRLQHAGGGLEAHLSDGQTIACDAVISAVGLRPRTELAAAAGLALNRGVVVDRLLRTSHEHIYALGDCAEVGGLSLLYVMPLMACARALARTLAGTPSEVAYGAMPVTVKTPACPLVVSPPPRGSQGHWTVEGSGADIRALCHDASGALLGYALTGAAVQERLALNRQLPALLA, from the coding sequence ATGAGTGATCCCGTCGTCATCATCGGCACCGGCCTGGCCGGCTACAACCTGGCCCGCGAGTTTCGCAAGCTGGACAGCGAAACGCCGTTGCTGCTGATTACCGCCGACGACGGACGCTCGTATTCCAAGCCGATGCTGTCCACCGGCTTCGGCAAGAACAAGGATGCCGATGGCCTGTGCATGGCCGAGCCGGGCGCCATGGCCGAACAGCTGAATGCGCAGGTGTGGACCCACACCCGGGTCACCGGCATCGATCCCGGTCACCGCCGCCTGTGGATCGGCGAAGAGGCGGTGGCCTATCGCGACCTGGTGCTGGCCTGGGGCGCCGAGGTGCTCGCCGTACCCGTCGAGGGCGACGCGGCTGACCAGCTGTTTACGGTCAACGATCTGCAGGGCTATGGGCGGTTTCGCCAGGCCGTCGAGGGCAAGCGCAAGGTGCTGATTCTGGGCGCCGGGCTGATTGGCTGCGAGTTCGCCAACGACCTGTCCCTGGGCGGTTACCAAGTCGACCTGGGGGCGCCTTGCGAGCAGCTGATGCCGGCCCTGCTGCCGGTCGAGGCCGCTACCGCGGTGCAGGGTGGCCTCGAAACGCTGGGTGTGCGCTTTCACCTGGGCCCCGTACTGAGCCGCCTGCAGCATGCTGGCGGCGGGCTCGAGGCGCATCTGTCGGATGGCCAGACCATTGCCTGCGATGCGGTGATCTCGGCCGTGGGCCTGCGCCCGCGCACCGAGCTGGCGGCGGCAGCCGGCCTGGCGCTGAACCGCGGCGTGGTGGTCGACCGCCTGCTGCGCACCTCACACGAGCACATCTACGCCTTGGGTGATTGTGCCGAGGTCGGAGGGCTCAGCCTGCTCTACGTGATGCCGTTGATGGCCTGCGCCCGGGCGCTGGCCAGGACCCTGGCCGGCACGCCGAGCGAGGTGGCCTACGGCGCCATGCCGGTTACCGTGAAGACCCCGGCCTGCCCGCTGGTGGTGTCACCACCGCCGCGGGGCAGCCAGGGACACTGGACGGTAGAAGGCAGCGGCGCCGATATCCGCGCCCTGTGCCACGATGCCAGCGGTGCCCTGCTGGGCTACGCGCTGACCGGCGCTGCGGTGCAGGAGCGCCTGGCGCTGAATCGCCAGCTGCCGGCCCTGCTGGCGTAG
- a CDS encoding rubredoxin produces MKKWQCVVCGLIYDEREGWPDDGIVPGTRWEDVPEDWLCPDCGVGKMDFEMIEIN; encoded by the coding sequence ATGAAGAAGTGGCAATGTGTGGTCTGCGGACTGATCTATGACGAACGCGAGGGTTGGCCGGATGACGGCATCGTGCCGGGCACCCGCTGGGAAGACGTGCCCGAGGATTGGCTGTGCCCCGACTGTGGCGTGGGCAAGATGGACTTCGAGATGATCGAAATCAACTGA
- a CDS encoding chorismate--pyruvate lyase family protein — translation MPHPASQTPAWLTRDLLPSVPSASVCDWLFNEQSLTRRLTELSAGGFSVSPLREGWLTLRDDECAALDVPPGSLGWVREVYLRGNGQPWVFARSVAARQALQGSGLDLQQLGSRSLGELLFSDQAFTRGELQVCRYPGAWLPAEALQDGLWARRSCFRRGPLAVLVAEVFLPAFWPAASR, via the coding sequence GTGCCCCATCCTGCCTCCCAGACACCCGCCTGGCTCACCCGCGACCTGCTACCCAGCGTGCCCTCGGCCAGCGTTTGCGACTGGCTGTTCAACGAACAATCCCTTACCCGGCGGCTGACCGAGCTGTCGGCGGGCGGTTTCAGCGTCTCCCCGTTGCGTGAAGGCTGGCTGACGCTGCGTGACGACGAATGCGCAGCCCTGGACGTACCGCCGGGCAGCCTTGGCTGGGTGCGCGAGGTCTACCTGCGCGGCAATGGCCAGCCCTGGGTGTTCGCCCGCAGTGTGGCCGCCCGGCAGGCACTGCAAGGCTCGGGCCTGGATCTTCAGCAACTGGGCAGCCGCTCCCTGGGTGAGCTGTTGTTCAGTGACCAGGCCTTTACCCGCGGCGAACTGCAGGTCTGCCGCTACCCTGGCGCCTGGCTGCCGGCAGAAGCCTTGCAGGACGGTTTGTGGGCACGCCGCTCGTGCTTTCGTCGCGGCCCGCTGGCGGTGCTGGTCGCCGAAGTGTTCCTGCCGGCCTTCTGGCCTGCGGCGAGCCGCTGA
- the ubiA gene encoding 4-hydroxybenzoate octaprenyltransferase, which yields MYIRMLQSLNRLHPRTWDFLQLTRMDKPIGIYLLLWPTLWALWIAAEGVPSIKNLLIFVVGVVLMRAAGCVINDYADRNFDGHVSRTKARPLASGRVTAREALILFVVLIALSFALVLLTNATTVWLSFGALAVAALYPFMKRYTYYPQVVLGTAFSWGMPMAFTAETGELPAAAWLLLLANVIWTVAYDTYYAMADREDDLKIGVKSTAILFGDADRVIILGLQGMALLCLLLAGARFELGLYFHLGLLVAAGCFAWEFHITRQREPMVCFRAFLHNHWAGLAIFVGIVLDYALR from the coding sequence ATGTACATCCGCATGCTGCAATCGCTCAATCGCCTGCACCCACGTACCTGGGATTTCCTGCAGCTGACGCGCATGGACAAGCCGATCGGCATCTACCTGCTGCTGTGGCCGACGCTGTGGGCACTGTGGATCGCCGCCGAAGGCGTGCCCAGCATCAAGAACCTGCTGATCTTCGTGGTTGGCGTGGTGCTGATGCGCGCTGCCGGCTGCGTGATCAACGACTATGCCGACCGTAATTTCGACGGCCACGTCAGCCGCACCAAAGCCCGTCCGCTGGCCAGCGGCAGGGTCACCGCCCGCGAGGCACTGATCCTCTTCGTCGTGCTGATCGCGCTCAGTTTCGCTCTGGTGCTGCTGACCAACGCCACCACCGTATGGCTGTCGTTCGGCGCCCTGGCCGTGGCGGCGCTGTATCCATTCATGAAGCGCTACACCTATTACCCCCAGGTGGTGCTCGGCACCGCCTTTTCCTGGGGCATGCCGATGGCCTTTACCGCCGAGACCGGCGAGCTGCCGGCGGCGGCCTGGCTGCTGCTGCTGGCCAACGTGATCTGGACCGTGGCCTACGACACCTACTACGCCATGGCCGACCGCGAGGACGACCTGAAGATCGGTGTGAAATCCACGGCGATCCTGTTCGGCGATGCTGACCGGGTGATCATCCTCGGTCTGCAGGGCATGGCCCTGCTGTGCCTGCTGCTGGCCGGCGCGCGCTTCGAACTGGGGCTGTACTTCCATCTCGGCCTGCTGGTGGCCGCCGGCTGTTTCGCCTGGGAATTCCACATTACGCGCCAGCGCGAGCCGATGGTCTGCTTCCGTGCCTTCCTGCACAACCACTGGGCGGGCCTGGCGATCTTCGTCGGCATCGTGCTGGATTACGCCTTGCGCTAA
- the phoB gene encoding phosphate regulon transcriptional regulator PhoB: MVGKNILIVDDEAPIREMIVVALEMAGYECLEAENTGQAHAIIVDRKPDLILLDWMLPGTSGIELARRLKRDELTGDIPIIMLTAKGEEDNKIQGLEVGADDYITKPFSPRELVARLKAVLRRAGPSDSEGPIEVGGLLLDPISHRVTIDGKPAEMGPTEYRLLQFFMTHQERAYTRGQLLDQVWGGNVYVEERTVDVHIRRLRKALGEAYENLVQTVRGTGYRFSTKG, from the coding sequence ATGGTTGGCAAGAACATCCTGATCGTCGATGACGAAGCGCCGATCCGCGAAATGATCGTGGTAGCGCTGGAAATGGCCGGGTACGAGTGCCTGGAAGCGGAAAACACCGGGCAGGCCCACGCCATCATCGTCGACCGCAAACCCGACCTGATCCTGCTCGACTGGATGTTGCCCGGCACCTCCGGTATCGAGCTGGCCCGGCGCCTGAAGCGCGACGAGCTGACCGGCGACATTCCGATCATCATGCTCACCGCCAAGGGCGAAGAGGACAACAAGATCCAGGGCCTGGAAGTCGGCGCCGACGACTACATCACCAAGCCGTTCTCGCCACGCGAGCTGGTCGCCCGCCTCAAGGCCGTGCTGCGTCGCGCCGGCCCGAGCGACAGCGAAGGCCCGATCGAAGTGGGTGGCCTGCTGCTCGACCCGATCAGCCACCGCGTGACCATCGACGGCAAGCCGGCGGAAATGGGCCCCACCGAATACCGCCTGCTGCAGTTCTTCATGACCCATCAGGAACGCGCCTACACCCGCGGCCAATTGCTCGACCAGGTCTGGGGCGGCAACGTCTATGTCGAGGAGCGTACCGTCGACGTGCATATCCGTCGCCTGCGCAAGGCGTTGGGCGAGGCCTATGAAAATCTGGTGCAGACGGTACGTGGCACCGGTTATCGTTTCTCCACCAAGGGCTGA
- the phoR gene encoding phosphate regulon sensor histidine kinase PhoR, with protein MLLIAACLAAGVITGEYAWAIAIGLAAHLLWNLSQLLRLHAWLKDHQPDEPPPDGYGLWGEVFDSIYHLQRRNQRARGRLQAVIDRVQESTAALRDAVIMLDSHGNLEWWNKASETLLGLKTPQDSGQSITNLVRDPRFKDYFERGNFLEPLDLPSPVNPRKQLQLNITRYGNQEHLMLVRDVTRLHQLEQMRKDFVANVSHELRTPLTVISGYLETLQDNVDEINPRWRRALQQMQQQGARMQGLLNDLLLLAKLEATDYPSDNHPVAVDLLLQTIRNDALALSAERNHRISLEADAGLRLKGSESELRSAFSNLVFNAVKYTQADGEIRIRWWQDAQGAHLSVQDTGPGIEAKHLPRLTERFYRVDSSRASHTGGTGLGLAIVKHVLLRHRGGLEITSVVGRGSLFTCHFQPAQIAAPAR; from the coding sequence ATGCTGCTGATCGCGGCCTGCCTGGCCGCTGGAGTGATCACCGGCGAATATGCCTGGGCCATCGCCATTGGCCTGGCCGCCCACCTGCTGTGGAACCTCAGCCAGTTGCTGCGCCTGCATGCCTGGCTCAAGGATCACCAGCCCGACGAACCGCCACCCGACGGCTACGGTCTGTGGGGCGAGGTGTTCGACAGCATCTACCACCTGCAGCGCCGCAACCAGCGGGCGCGGGGCCGCCTGCAGGCGGTGATCGACCGCGTGCAGGAGTCCACCGCGGCACTGCGCGATGCGGTGATCATGCTCGATAGCCACGGCAACCTGGAATGGTGGAACAAGGCGTCGGAAACCCTGCTGGGCCTGAAAACGCCCCAGGATAGCGGCCAGTCGATCACCAACCTGGTACGCGACCCACGCTTCAAGGACTACTTCGAGCGCGGCAATTTCCTCGAACCCCTCGACCTGCCCTCGCCGGTCAACCCGCGCAAGCAGCTGCAGCTCAACATCACCCGCTACGGTAATCAGGAGCACCTGATGCTGGTGCGCGACGTCACCCGCCTCCACCAACTGGAGCAGATGCGCAAGGACTTCGTGGCCAACGTTTCCCACGAACTGCGCACGCCGCTGACGGTGATTTCCGGCTACCTGGAAACCCTGCAGGACAACGTCGACGAGATCAATCCGCGCTGGCGCCGCGCCCTGCAGCAGATGCAACAGCAAGGCGCGCGCATGCAGGGCCTGCTCAACGACCTGCTGCTGCTGGCCAAGCTGGAAGCCACCGATTACCCCTCCGACAACCACCCGGTGGCGGTCGACCTGCTGCTGCAGACCATCCGCAACGACGCCCTGGCGCTGTCTGCCGAGCGCAACCACCGCATCAGCCTGGAGGCCGACGCCGGCCTCAGGCTCAAGGGCAGCGAATCGGAACTGCGCAGCGCGTTTTCCAACTTGGTGTTCAACGCCGTGAAATACACCCAGGCCGACGGCGAGATCCGCATTCGCTGGTGGCAGGACGCACAGGGCGCGCACCTGTCGGTGCAGGACACCGGCCCCGGTATCGAGGCCAAACACCTGCCGCGCCTGACCGAGCGTTTCTACCGGGTCGATTCCAGCCGCGCCAGCCACACCGGCGGCACGGGCCTGGGCCTGGCTATCGTCAAGCACGTGCTACTGCGCCACCGCGGTGGGCTGGAGATCACCAGCGTGGTCGGCAGGGGCAGCCTGTTCACCTGCCATTTCCAGCCGGCGCAGATCGCCGCGCCGGCCCGCTGA